The following DNA comes from Eurosta solidaginis isolate ZX-2024a unplaced genomic scaffold, ASM4086904v1 ctg00001619.1, whole genome shotgun sequence.
TGATCTACGAAGACAAAAAGgaaaattgaaaagtagactaAAAGCAGAAATAACACTAAACCTCGACCCGTATCACTCAACGGCATTCTTTGAGAGCGAGGATTTCCTAATAaataatcttagcaaaaaagtgagaaatacacaaattattaaatacgaaaacttaagagagaaagaaaaagaaaagtacaaCATTAGGGCGGTACCAGAATATTTTTGCAACACAACATCTTTAGACATCCCCAAAGACACACAATGGCTTTTATCTCTAGGTCCAAAACAtgttttaccattagaaaaagaaaaattccccCTTTTCAAATGTATAGCCGACGGAGAAAATATTATCCAAACCGTGCAAAATAAAGAAAGGCAAGAAATCGAAAGAAACAATTTCACGGTATTGATACAAGAATACATGAAAAAGAGTACACACTCATTTCTTGACAAATTCATGTGCGAGACTTTACATTCTAcaaaaaagtttctcaaaaacaacaaacaaattctgatactcaatgcggataagggcaatgtcactgtagcgatggagaaaaatgattacacgaggaaaatgcaaattattgtgaacaatatttctgattacagggtcctaaaaagagatcccacaacaaagctacaggacaaaaacaatgaattagtaatgaaaatgtttaaaaatggccacatagaagaaaaagaaaagaacttCCTAATTTCCAAAGTTGCAAATCCTCCCAGGATTTATGgtttaccaaaaatccataaagatggcataccgctgcgcccgatttgctcatccatcgggtccccttcctataacttatgtaaatatgtagtccgtatacttaaaaatattacaaaatcttcGAAATACAATCTCAAAGATTCCACAGAgttcaaagaaaaagttaaagacacatacatttacgatgatgagagtttggtgtcgtttgacgtggtttctttgtttcccagcattcccgtggatgcggctatcgacatcattgcctccaggtggactgacattaaagagcacacatgtttaacaaaagaattattcatgaacatattaaaattttgcgtgagggacaatagatattttaaatacaacgacaaaatttacgaacaacgatcaggtatgccaatgggatctccagcctccccagtgatagctgacattgttttagatgaactgctaacaagattcgagatggaatcaaaaagcaaaccccgattgctaaccaaatacgttgacgacttatttgccatcgtcaaaacgagcgaaatggaaaacatgcttaaactacttaatacatattacaaatccatacgatttactatggaagtggagaaaaataacagacttccctaccttgacacattaataattaaaaataataataagttatacattgattggtataaaaaacaaacagcttcgggtagacttatcaattataattccaaacacgcacccaacactattttgaacacagcgaaaaattttataagaagggttcttaacataagtgataagatgtttcacaacaaaaacatagccataattagaaaaaccctggaacaaaattcttttcccaggtcccttataaacaaactgattcacaaacatcacacagcgaacgccaataataatacaaccgagaaaggtgatacaatttataaatcaatgacatatatcccgggagtgtctgaaagaatcaagggttcaaatttatatgacaaagagaaatatgaaatcgcgtttacttacaacaacactctacgaccaatttatagtaatttaaaggacaaaataccaaatcatgagaaatccaacgtggtgtacaaaattccatgtaacggcgacgggtcccacgtatgcgaacaagtatatgtagggacaactaaacttaaactaaagacgaggctttccgcccacaaatcgaatattaaattgagaaataataatccagaaaacaagacagcattggctgctcattgcaaagaaacgggacactatccagattttgaaaacgtaaccattctggaacatgaaaaacattataataagcgcttcattttagaaaccttacacattttgaacacccctaatgatataaaaatgaattttaaatcagatgtagaccattgtgcacaaacctacagaaatttggtcttaaaacaacaacatcacgctgctgttagttaagcacactcactaaacttaagctggaacaataactctagcaatgctgagagcataacatacattaaatacgtacatacatatatatatatatatatttttattttttgttgacacaatttttattgtatacatatgttttttgtttatacttgcggtacatgaaattgtttatattcgcgggagtttttgatttatctttatttatatttttcgctcttttgtttttactaaaattatgttgtcataatttctgttcagtcgatcatacatatccatatgtgtaagtcgtatttttgctacggaaatgtatgtttaaaaatgttaattgttttcttttcgtagattcttgatgatgacttcagattgaagtcgaaatatcgaaaaataaatatattttgaatactactaaaaaagaagttttattcaataatctggcctaaagctcaatcaaaatcatcaagttaaaattttactttaaaaaaattttttttttaaaagtgggcgtggtccttctccgattttgctaatttttattaagcgtacatatagtaataggagtaacgttcctgccaaatttcatcatgatatcttcaacgactgccaaattacagcttgcaaaattttaaattaccttcttttaaaagtgggcggtgccacgcccattgtgcaaaattttactaattttctattctgcgtcataagttcaactcatgtaccaagtttagtcgctttatctatcttttgtaatgaattatcgcactttttcggtttttcgaaattttcgatatcgaaaaagtgggcgtggttatagtccgatatcgttaattttaaatagcgatctgagatgagcgctcaggaacctacataccaaatttcatcaagatacctcaaaatttactcaagttatcg
Coding sequences within:
- the LOC137236270 gene encoding uncharacterized protein, with the protein product MENRRAHRKNNTHKVYKTIKVKYDTHTKRSIRRYQQTTQQITRLAESTKFLERCKRSGLVPKFIIDATKNITYTINNNINNNKIPCKFKKVVSRYIENGQIKLLNLIIRIKHDLRRQKGKLKSRLKAEITLNLDPYHSTAFFESEDFLINNLSKKVRNTQIIKYENLREKEKEKYNIRAVPEYFCNTTSLDIPKDTQWLLSLGPKHVLPLEKEKFPLFKCIADGENIIQTVQNKERQEIERNNFTVLIQEYMKKSTHSFLDKFMCETLHSTKKFLKNNKQILILNADKGNVTVAMEKNDYTRKMQIIVNNISDYRVLKRDPTTKLQDKNNELVMKMFKNGHIEEKEKNFLISKVANPPRIYGLPKIHKDGIPLRPICSSIGSPSYNLCKYVVRILKNITKSSKYNLKDSTEFKEKVKDTYIYDDESLVSFDVVSLFPSIPVDAAIDIIASRWTDIKEHTCLTKELFMNILKFCVRDNRYFKYNDKIYEQRSGMPMGSPASPVIADIVLDELLTRFEMESKSKPRLLTKYVDDLFAIVKTSEMENMLKLLNTYYKSIRFTMEVEKNNRLPYLDTLIIKNNNKLYIDWYKKQTASGRLINYNSKHAPNTILNTAKNFIRRVLNISDKMFHNKNIAIIRKTLEQNSFPRSLINKLIHKHHTANANNNTTEKGDTIYKSMTYIPGVSERIKGSNLYDKEKYEIAFTYNNTLRPIYSNLKDKIPNHEKSNVVYKIPCNGDGSHVCEQVYVGTTKLKLKTRLSAHKSNIKLRNNNPENKTALAAHCKETGHYPDFENVTILEHEKHYNKRFILETLHILNTPNDIKMNFKSDVDHCAQTYRNLVLKQQHHAAVS